One window of the Solanum stenotomum isolate F172 chromosome 11, ASM1918654v1, whole genome shotgun sequence genome contains the following:
- the LOC125843972 gene encoding uncharacterized protein LOC125843972: protein MSKFDNSNVLSICKTVLICGLVLYVTTIIVFNDSSCPSSDLLSSLKFTTLPSYDSQTSTSSNVAQSKSSTNISHLLFGLLGSQKAWHHRKSYIESWWRPNVTKGYLLLDVPPQGDLLPWSLNSPPYKISDDVPKLVDETKHVDATVLRLVHGIMEVFREEYEGVRWLVMGDDDSIFFLDNMVDILAQYDHTKYYYFGGHSEFILSNYWYSFNQGFGGAGFILSYPLAKALARDMMSCLKRYAHLNAADKTTMTCIADIGVNLSPLLGVHQIDLRGDLSGFLSSHPKSLLMSLHHFDMVDPIFPSMDRAQSGYHLLNAANYDQSRMLQQTICHKRSTSWTFSISWGYSAHIYEKIMPRSWLQNPIETFKTWGKSPKPPHYMFDTRRPSWDPCEAPHVFFFKSVERTPRNEILTTYVRAWPRGIGNCSFTGNHSAEYVSEIHVYSPATKRIEIDRCECCDVIHEAGSNKADIKYRECKEDEIIA, encoded by the exons ATGTCTAAATTTGACAACTCCAATGTCCTTAGCATTTGCAAAACAGTCCTAATTTGTGGTCTAGTCTTATATGTGACAACCATCATTGTTTTCAATGACTCTAGTTGTCCATCATCTGATCTTTTGTCTTCATTAAAATTCACAACATTACCTTCTTATGATTCTCAAACAAGTACATCATCAAATGTTGCACAATCCAAAAGTTCCACTAACATTAGTCACCTTCTTTTTGGTCTTTTAGGGTCACAAAAAGCATGGCACCATAGAAAATCATATATTGAATCATGGTGGAGACCAAATGTTACAAAAGGATATCTTTTACTAGATGTTCCTCCTCAAGGTGATCTTCTTCCATGGTCTTTAAATTCACCTCCTTATAAAATATCAGATGATGTTCCAAAACTTGTTGATGAGACCAAACATGTCGATGCAACGGTTCTAAGGTTGGTTCATGGGATAATGGAGGTGTTTAGAGAGGAATATGAAGGTGTAAGATGGCTAGTTATGGGAGATGAtgattcaatatttttcttggATAATATGGTTGATATTCTTGCACAATATGATCATacgaaatattattattttggaggACATTCAGAATTTATATTATCGAATTATTGGTACTCATTTAATCAAGGTTTTGGTGGTGCTggatttattttaagttatccTTTGGCTAAAGCATTGGCAAGAGATATGATGTCTTGTTTAAAGAGATATGCTCATTTGAATGCTGCTGATAAAACAACAATGACTTGCATTGCTGATATTGGTGTCaatctttctcctcttttagGTGTTCATCAG ATTGATTTACGTGGTGATCTATCAGGATTTCTATCATCTCATCCAAAGTCTCTATTAATGTCACTTCATCATTTTGACATGGTTGACCCAATTTTTCCCTCTATGGATCGTGCACAATCAGGATATCATCTCCTAAATGCTGCAAATTATGATCAATCACGAATGTTACAACAAACAATTTGTCACAAAAGGTCTACTAGTTGgacattttcaatttcatggggATACTCGGCAcatatttatgagaaaattatGCCTAGAAGTTGGTTACAAAATCCAATTGAAACATTCAAGACATGGGGAAAAAGTCCTAAGCCACCACATTACATGTTTGATACTAGGAGACCTTCATGGGATCCTTGTGAAGCTCCTCATGTATTTTTCTTTAAGTCCGTTGAAAGAACTCCAAGAAATGAAATTCTTACCACCTATGTTAGAGCATGGCCTCGAGGAATTGGAAATTGTTCGTTTACTGGAAATCATTCTGCAGAGTATGTATCAGAAATTCATGTTTACTCACCAGCAACAAAACGTATTGAG atcGATAGATGTGAATGTTGTGATGTAATTCATGAGGCAGGATCGAATAAGGCTGATATCAAGTATAGGGAATGTAAGGAAGATGAGATAATAGCTTGA